In Deinococcus seoulensis, the following proteins share a genomic window:
- the rpsJ gene encoding 30S ribosomal protein S10, with translation MVAPKIRIKLRGFDHKALDQSASKIVDTVRRTGADVSGPVPLPTRIRRFCVLRSPFVNKDSREHFEIRTHNRLVDIMNPTKKTIDSLMTLDLPTGVDIEIKTVGGRA, from the coding sequence ATGGTTGCCCCGAAGATTCGCATCAAACTGCGTGGCTTTGACCACAAGGCGCTCGACCAGTCCGCCAGCAAGATCGTGGACACCGTGCGCCGCACCGGCGCGGACGTGAGCGGCCCCGTGCCCCTCCCCACCCGCATCCGCCGCTTCTGCGTCCTGCGTTCCCCCTTCGTGAACAAGGACAGCCGCGAGCACTTCGAGATCCGCACGCACAACCGTCTGGTGGACATCATGAACCCCACCAAGAAGACGATTGACAGCCTGATGACCCTCGACCTGCCCACCGGCGTCGACATCGAGATCAAGACCGTGGGGGGCCGCGCATGA